CATAATTAATCCTCAGTTGCTTATTGAAAGAGACATGAAAGTCTACCATATTATGAATTTCAAAATCCTGAGAAGCATTGGGGATTGAATTATCAACAGCTCTGGCTTCCCCCCATCCAGCCCATATATTGATCCGGTACTAAGTGGTATTGGTCTTGGGCAGGGCGAATTCGTATTTGAATTCACATGAAGACATCCTACCATCCAAAATGTTTAGAAAGACCAACAGTAATCCAATCTTATTCCAACAAATATGCGAATTAAGTAACGTCACAGAAATACCTAAAGCACAATAATCATTCTTCGTAGAAGAAACAACAGCTTGAGGAACTTGCACTTTTGCAGGCATCGAAACCTCTTGTGTTGAATTAAAATTGTTCAATGATAAAATATCTGATGTAGAAACATACgcccaaaaagaaagacaaataaAATAATCATTGCCTTTAGGGATACAAATAAATCTTTGCTTTGAATCCGCAGCAGTTCTTGTGATTTTCAAATAGCTCCCAAACTTGTTTGAAAGCATTTCAACAAGAATCAAAACCTGATGAAATCTGCGTGACCAGTTTTGATTTGCTGTAGTCTTCGCTAATTCCTTTGTAGTAGGACTAATCCAATTGACAGCATCATAAGGGATAAAAATCCAATTACTGTTACCCTTATATCTCTCCAATACCTTCAGATCCTTTGTTTTACCTTTGATGTTCCTTGATAACTCAAAGGATTTGGATTTCAGAATAACTGTTGATGAGAAAGTCATTTGAAAAGAgatgaaataaaagaaatacaGGAAAAGAATTACCACTCTTGAACTGAATCAATCACGAAGGATTGATACGAGAAGAAGGCTGAGAATTCACATGAAAAATCGCCATTGGAAAAGCTCCCAGAATTTCggagaggaaagagaaaatagAAATGAATGAGCCATTGACAATGTTTTTATTAAAGTTGTTCTATTGTGTTTTGTTTCTAAATGCATGTTCGTCTCTTGTTGTTGTTGACAATGTGAAGGTGCAAAATTATCAGGACTGGAGCCATTTATCAACAATCATAGATCACAAACTGGGAAGCCAATATTGTATATAATTGTTGAATTTAAACTTACTTATACGAGTGTAGGAGACCTTTGCCTGCTTTTTCTAGGCATCTAACCCCCAAAACAGAGCAAAATGATTCAAGTCCTGGAAGTGAAAGAAAGCTATAAGAGAATAGAAGGAAAAATATTTGCTatacttacttttttttttttttgtgaagatatTTGTCCGACTGGTCAGAGCATGTTCCTGTTACTCAATAACGTCAGATCAGACTAGATACCTTAGAGTGAAATGCCAGAAAAAGTTTCTGACATTATAACACAATACATGGAGAATTCCAATGAAAATGCAAGGGAATCAAAAGTATGTAGAAACCATAAATCTAGCATTATGGTGTTTCAGTACTCATGATGACAATGAGCCATTTAGTGCACACTACATTTTTGCTCCGGGTATTGTGAGGTTTTTGGGTTGTGCTCATTGGATCATCCAGGAGGCATACATGTAACTGAGAATATGTTAATTTACCAGACACATATTGGCTCTGTAGCTAGTTTAATTGGGCATTCGAGAAAAGGCTTCATTTTCGTTATGCTATTCTCAATAGTGTTAGAAAGTTTAACTAGGATATAGGATGGATGGATGGTTAGGAGAAAAAGTAGTTCCAATGTCAAGTAGAAAACAATACAGTTATGCTATTTTAGAACCAGATGAGGAGGGTGTTCAGAAGGTATCTTGTCCTCCCAAACAAGTCCATTCACATTAAAAGAAACAAATTGGAAGAAGATTGAAAATcaaaaacgattatgaagagaCGAAAAGAAGCATTGATGTTTTTTTTCTAAACATAGTAGTTAAATCAGATTTAAATTGATTTAAGGTTTCATTTCTAACAACCGGAAACAAAGGGTTTATGGCAGGACGAGAATTCATTCTGATTTGCGGCGTTTGGATCAGGAtgttatcttcttcatcatcatcaggtaTGAATATTCCTGTGGACAATAATTCTTCATCATTATCAGCGACAAAAGTAGCCAACAATTCTGATGTTTTATCACAAATTCTATTATGTCTACCTGTAAAATCTCTATTGATCTTCAAATCTGTATCCAAAAaatggttatttttaatatctgaCCCATATTTCGCTAAGAATCATTCTTGTCGGAAGACCAGCTTTAAAATCCCTGGGTTGTTCATACAGAAATTAAGACGTCCTTCAGGTCCTCCTGATGAACCAGAATTTGAATTTCCTTTTATCTTCCTTAACAATGATGATGCTATTACCGGTGGCGGAGGAGTCCCCctaaaaaccctagattttgtggAAGTGCCTCCGCGAAATTCGGAAGGTCCTATTGTTGAAACTAGCTTAAGAATAGAACATTCTTGTAATGGTCTATTATGTTGCACTAGGATAACATCTCAGACGGCCAAGGAGCCGCGTATCGTAATCCGCCACATTTACATTTACAATCCAACCACAAAACGATACAAAGCTCTTCCTCGATCCCCCTTTAGAGATGTCGTCAAATATTATTGGAATGGAGTTAAAAGTGTATCTTTAGCTTTTGATCCAATCAAGTGATCACTATCAGGTTATCTGCATCTGGATAGATATAGGGAAATTTGAAAACATGATGTTTATTATATCGAAATATACTCCTCTAAAACAAACTCATGGAGGTTATCTGCGGAGAGTCCTTTTTCAGCACGTCGTCTCAGTTCCTCTAGGGCGCCAGGTGCGTTATGGAACTGTTTCCTTGGGCCAGGTATGTTTTGGAATGGTTGTTTGCATTGGATCTCGCAATTCTCGATCATGGAAGATGAAGCGTCAGTGTATTTTGATATCGAACAAGATTTAGTAAAGCCGCTGCCGTTCCCAGCTGTATGTAATGATAATATGTGGTATTTTAAATATTTTGGAGAGTGTAGAAATCATTTGTATCTTGTAGGGGCTCTTGGatcatgtcctgataattacagCATCTTCAAAATGGAGAAAGATTACAGTGGGTGGAATCTTATATACAAGGTCGACCTAGAAAGAATTATAAATGCATACCACCTAGAGTCGGTGACGAATTATAACAATACCATCGATTATTGTGTGTGGGTAATGTTTCTTGGGGAAGCCGaagagaaatcatcaacaaaattgATGTTGTTGATAAATGCTACTCAACTTATATCCTATGATCTGAAAGAGATGAGCTATAGGGAGATCTATTATTTCAATCCAAAAACTCTCACCATGACTGCAAACTCAGGCTCACGGGGTTATGTTCATCAGTACATAGAGTCGCTTGCCTGTGTTTGAATATTTTCATGGCCTCTCTCACTTGTTACACTTAACTAAAGTTAATCTTCAACTTAATAATGTCATGTTCAGCCCTTGTTTTGTGTCATGCAATCAGTTCTGAAAATATATCCATTTATGTTGTTTACTATCCTTATTGGCTTGCATTACTGCTTTACTATGCACGGGTCTATATCGTTTTGTTCCCAGATAAAACAATTTAAGTTGATTTTTTTCCAAGTCTAGTAATAATGCATAGACTTGGCAAAATGAATAATGGAAATAGGTAATAGCAATAATTTTTTTATGGTGGTTACTACTTCAAAGTTCAAATGCCTCTTTTGATAACATATTTTGTATAATATTTGGTTAACTTTTATTCTCACAATTTATTATTGCCTCTATAATTTCTTTGTTCGTACAATTTCATAACTGTGTCGTTAGTTGTTACATTAGTTTAAAAAATGTTCGACTTCCATCATATATCTGTAGCATACGTTAGAAAGGATATCAGTTAAATATTGAGTATTTTCTTCTAGTTGTccaacttttggttcaaaaacatcaaaatcatcaacaacctaaaaacccCAGGCCATTTCTGACACCATATCGGGAGTTTCAGTAACCTCCTTTCTCATTGGCCGGTGAACGAAACCCTTGCTCCCGATTGGCTGAAAAGCAACTTATACCCCTAAATTTCATGTCCGTTAATTTTTAATAGAATTGGCTCGATCTGACGCtccaaatcaaatgacaacttaACAGATTCTTATACCGCGTTTACATAATTATAATAGAATCTGGACCTTCGGATTGGTTgtcaaaaaaaacgaaaaaaaaaaccgTGAAattctatatacaaaaaaaaaggaaatctttaagaaaaaaaatcctggatttccatatttaaaaaaaataatgcagTATCCAAAGAATTAAGAATAAGATCTAACGACTTCTAAAATTATA
This genomic interval from Papaver somniferum cultivar HN1 unplaced genomic scaffold, ASM357369v1 unplaced-scaffold_107, whole genome shotgun sequence contains the following:
- the LOC113328363 gene encoding F-box protein At5g07610-like, producing MDGWLGEKVVPMSSRKQYSYAILEPDEEGVQKVSFLTTGNKGFMAGREFILICGVWIRMLSSSSSSGMNIPVDNNSSSLSATKVANNSDVLSQILLCLPVKSLLIFKSVSKKWLFLISDPYFAKNHSCRKTSFKIPGLFIQKLRRPSGPPDEPEFEFPFIFLNNDDAITGGGGVPLKTLDFVEVPPRNSEGPIVETSLRIEHSCNGLLCCTRITSQTAKEPRIVIRHIYIYNPTTKRYKALPRSPFRDVVKYYWNGVKSVSLAFDPIK